The sequence CCTGGAGGACTCGGTAGCACTAGGGCTGTTTGCGCCCTCGGAAGTCTGCGCCAGCCCCTTTGCCACAACCTCGTAGCTACGAGCGCTCGGCGACCCGCGTAATGGTGGCATGCATACGGCCCGCCACCGCATCCCAAGACAGCTCGTCCACCACGCGCTGTCGTCCGTAACGGCCCATCTGCCGGGCGCGCGCCGGATTCGCAAGCAACCCGTTGACGGCTTCGGCCAGCGGCTCGGGGGCCTCCGGGGGCACCAAAAGCCCCGTCTTGCCGTCCTGCACTGCGTCGGGGATGCCGCCGGCCTGCGACCCAACCACCGGCACCTCGCACGCATTCGCCTCCAAAAAGACGATCCCGAAGCCCTCGACCTGGGGCGGGGCCTCGTGCGGCGTCATGACGAAGACGTTGCTCGCGCTGTAGTAGGCCGGAAGTTGGTCGTAGTCGATGTTGCCCAGAAACTCCACGTGGCGGTCAACCTCCAGCGTGTGCACAAGGCGCTGCAGCCGCTTGCGGTCGGGGCCATCGCCCGCGACGAGGTATTGAACGGACGGGTGCTGCGCTGCCACTGCCGGCAGCGCGCGCAGTACCGTGGCCACGCCCTTGCGCTCCACCAACCGACACGCCGTAAACACGACGGGCTGATCCGCGGAAAGGCCCAGGCGCTCGCGCACGGCTGCCGTGGACGTTGGCGCAAAAAGCGCCGGGTCGGTTCCGTTGTGGAGCACCGTGAGGCGCTCACGGGGCACACCCAGCCGCTCCATCAGTCGGGCGTTGTAGCGGCTGACTGGAAACGCATGATCGACGCGCTGCACCAGTGCCCGGCGCGCCGCATCGTACAGGCGTCCAAGCAGCGGCACCTGGGCGTACGGGTTGTAGAGGAGCTCGCGCCCATGCCCCGCGCACAAGATGGTGGAGGGGGCGCCGGTGAACCGGCGGGCCACGAGCGACGCGGGCACCGTTTGCCACTGCGCATGCAGCACCACGTCGTGTGGATCAGCGCGCATCCACCGCGGCAGCCGATGCAACAGCGGGGCCACCAACAAATCGGGCCGCACCGGAAGCCGACGCACGGTACACGACAACGCCGCGTCGATGGCCGCCGCCTTCGGAGCCGTTGGCGCCACCACGGTAACGTCAACCCCATGCGCCTGCAGGCGCTCCGCCAGCTCCACAGCATACGTCTGAATACCTCCAACGGCTGGCGGGAAGTCCTGGCTGACAAGCAGAAGGCGCATACAACAGGGCGGGCAATCGTCGGCAAAAAACGCTGCCGCATGAATCGCCGGTATGAACGGGAGGTTCCTCGTTGCAGGGGGCAGAGATACAGTGCGTGACGAAGAAGGCCGCGCCTCTAACCTTCTGAAAGATGAGGATAAGCAGCGGGTGCGATGCCCCGCAGCATGGACGCCAAGCTGCACGTGTGCGCCCCACCGGATGGATGCCCCGCGCCAGGGAAGATACTGGCAAGCAGCGCAGCGACATTGCGCAAAAAACCCGCGATTCTACGCGCCATAGCGGATCTGCGCAGCCCATCGCTCATTGGTGTGGGCGGCTCCTCTGTAACGCAACACGCGCCGCTATGACGCTCGCTCAGCTTAACGACCGGTGGAAACGCTTTGCTGCCTCCCAAACCGGGCAGTGGGTGCTTAGGGGGCTGCGCTGGCTCTTTACGGGCGGCGTGGTGGCTTACCTGGTGTATGAGCTGACCACCATCGGCTGGACCGAAATATGGACGTCGCTGCCCACGGCGCCGCTGTTCTACCTGTTCTTTTTGCTGATTTACTTCTCGCTGCCGTTCACCGAGATTTTCATCTACCGGGTTACGTGGACGTACGACCTGTGGAGCAGCGTGTGGGCCTTCCTCAAGAAGCGCATCTACAACAAAGATGTGCTGGGCTACTCCGGTGAGGTCTACTTTTTTGCCTGGGCGCGCAGCCACGTCGACCTCCCCGACCGGGCCATCGCCGAGACCATCCGGGACAACAACATCATCTCGTCGGTCGCCTCCACCACCTTGGCGGCTGTGCTGCTGCTCGTTTTTCTGCAGTACGGCGAGATTCGCCTCAACGACCTGTTTGAAACGCCAAAGACCGTGTATCTCGTGGGCGGCGGGCTGGTTGCTGCGTTGCTCATTCCCATCCTGGTCCGCTTTCGGCGGCACCTCTTCTCGATGGCCTGGAAGACGGCCGGCACCATCCTGCTCATTCAGTGGGTGCGCCTGTCGGCGGGGCAGCTCTTGCAAATCGGCATGTGGGACGCCGCCCTGCCCGGCGTATCGCTCGATGTGTGGTTCACGTATGCCGCAGCCAACCTCATGATTTCGCGCATCCCGTTTTTGCCCAACCGCGACCTCGTGTTCATGGCCGTGGGCATCCAGATGGGGCAAGAGATGGCGCTGGCCACCGCGGACATCGCGAGCATGCTCATGGTGTTTGCGGTGCTAGGCAAGGTGCTCAACGTGGTGCTCTTTGCGGGCGCCACGGCCTACAACCGCTGGATCCTTGACGCGCCGCGGCCCGAGGCCCCTGCCGCCCCGCCCGACCCCGAGGCCTCGCCCGCCGATGCGTGAATTGTTGATGACGCTCCAGCCTTTTTCCGTCAGCCGATCGCAACATTCCGCGTCTCGAAGGATTGACACCCGTTGAGGTAACGTTCTTTGCTACGCCCCGCCGCCCCTGCGCGGCGCTTTGTTTTCCTCCTTTGCCCGACACGCTTTTATTTCTGCATGGCCACCACCGTAAGCACCAGCGACTTCCGCAACGGACTCACGTTCATCTGGAAGGATGATCTCTGGCAGATTGTTGACTTCCTCCACGTTAAGCCCGGCAAGGGCGGTGCCTTCGTGCGCACGACGCTTAAAAATGTGCGCGACGGGCGCGAGCTCGACAACACCTTTCGGGCCGGCGAGAAGGTCGAGGAGATTCGCGTAGAGAAGCGAGAGCATCAGTTTCTGTACGAAGACGACTACGGCCTTCATTTCATGAACATGGACACCTACGCGCAGTTTGCGCTGCCGCCGGAGCAGGTGGAAGGCCGCGAATACTTGAAAGAAGGCGCCACTGTGGATATTCTGTTTCGCGCCGACACCGAAGAGCCACTCAAAACGCGCCTGCCGCAGAAGGTAGACCTTGAAGTGGCCGATACCACCCCGGGGCTACGCGGCGACACCGCCCAAGGCGGATCCAAGCCGGCCACGCTCGAAAGCGGCGCCACCGTCGACGTCCCGCTCTTCATTAACGAAGGCGACGTGGTGCGCGTAAACACCGACACCGGGGCCTACGAGACGCGCGTCTCGACGGCGTAAGCGCGCCCGCCCTGTTCATTCTAGTTCCCTAGTTTCCGTTGCCCGCATGAAGCTCTCGAAGATTCAGGATCTGCTTAAAATTGTTGCCGACAGTGGCGTTGCCGAAATTGAGTACGAGGACGACGACTTTAAGCTGACGATCCGCCAGCAGTCGCCTACGGTGATGATGCAACCCGCGGCGCCGTCGTACCCGATGCAGCAGCCGTACGCGGCCCCACCGCAGGCGGCCCCCACGGCACAGCCACAGCCGCAGCCGCAAGCCGCCCCCCCGGCGCCCGACGCCAACGCGACGGCCAACGCCGCTTCGGCCACCAACGGCGCGCCCGAATCTTCAGGCGACACCGACGACACCTCTTCATCCAGCGCCAACGACCAGACCGTCACCGCGGAGCTCGTGGGCACGTTCTATCGTCAGCCCAGCCCCGATGCCGATCCGTTCGTTTCGGTGGGCGACACGGTGGAGACGGGCGACGTGCTGTGCATCATCGAGGCCATGAAGATCATGAACGAGATCGAGTCGCCGGTGAGCGGCACCGTGAAAGAGATCCTCGTCGAGGATGCCGAGCCGGTCGAGTTCGATCAGCCGCTCTTCATTGTCGAAGCAAAATAACGCGCAGCGGCCCCGGCGGCCGCTTTTTTGTGCTCGCCTCCTGCTCATCGCCAACTGTCTCCGGTGCCTGACATCAACAAAGTACTGATTGCCAACCGTGGAGAGATCGCCCTCCGCATCATTCGGACGTGCCACGAGATGGGCCTGCAAACGGTGGCCGTCTACTCCACGGCCGACCGCGACGCCCTGCACGTGCGCTTTGCCGACGAGGCCGTGTGCATCGGCCCGCCGTCTTCGGCGCAGAGCTACTTGCGCCCCGACCGCCTCATCGCTGCGGCCGAGGTCACCGGCGCCGACGCCATCCATCCCGGCTACGGCTTTCTGTCCGAAAACGCCGAGTTTAGCCAGATCTGCCGCGACAACAACGTCATTTTTATTGGCCCCAAGCCCGAGACCATCCGCCTCATGGGCGAAAAGTCGCTGGCCAAAGAGACCATGGCCGACGCGGGCGTGCCCACCGTGCCCGGCTCCGACGGCATTGTAGGCTCCATGGCCGAGGGCCGCGCCGTGGCCGAGGACATCGGCTTTCCCGTGATGGTGAAGGCCAGTGCGGGCGGCGGGGGGCGCGGCATGCGCCTCGTGCGCGACCCGGACGACTTTGCCCGCCTCTTTGAGGGCGCGCGCTCCGAGGCCCAAAACGCCTTCGGCAACCCCGATGTGTACATCGAAAAGTTCGTCGAGAAGCCGCGCCACGTCGAAATTCAACTGCTGGGCGACGGCCAGGGCAACGTCTTGCACTTTGGCGAACGCGAATGCTCCATTCAGCGCCGCCACCAAAAGCTGCTCGAAGAAGCCCCCTCCCCCATCGTCTCGGAGGATCTGCGCGAGCGCATGGGCGAGGCAGCCATCTCCGGCGCACAGGCCGTGAACTACAGCGGCGCCGGCACGGTCGAGTTTCTCGTGGACGCCGAGCACAACTTCTACTTCATGGAGATGAACACCCGCATCCAGGTGGAGCATCCCGTGACGGAAGAGGTGACCGACTGGGACCTCATCGAGCAGCAGATTCGCGTGGCCATGGGCGAGACCATCCAGACGGGCTCCATTCCGCTCGAAGGCCACGCCATTGAGTGCCGCATCAACGCCGAGAATCCGTTCAAAAACTTTGCGCCCTCGCCGGGCGTCATCAAAGCCTTCCATCAGCCCGGTGGCCACGGCGTTCGCGTCGACACGCACGCCTACGCCGACTACATGATTCCGCCCCACTACGACTCGATGATCGCGAAGCTCATCGTGCGCGGCAAAACCCGCGACCAGGCCATCCGCAAGATGAAACGCGCGCTCGACGAGTTCGTCATCGAAGGCATCCATACCACCATCCCCTTTCACCAGCAGCTAATGGAGAACGAGCGCTTCCAGGCCGGCGACTTCGACACGCGCTTCCTGGACGACTTCGACATTGTTTCTCCCACCGCGTAACGGCATGCCCCACCGCAGGCCGCCCCTCACGTTTCGTTCACCCCGATACCCCGATTCATGAGTTACCCCGAAGACCTTTACTACACGGACGACCACGAATGGCTGCGCACGGAAGACGACGGCACGGCCACCATTGGTGTCACCAACTTTGCACAGCAGGAGCTGGGCGACATCGTGTTTGTGGAGCTTGACCCAGAAGGAACGTCCCTGCAAAAGGGCGACGTGTTTGGCACCATTGAGGCCGTCAAAACCGTCTCTGAGCTGTTCATGCCGGCCAGCGGTACCATCGTAGATGTAAATACCGCGCTGGAAGATGCGCCCGAGACGGTGAACGACGATCCGTACGGCGACGGCTGGATGGTTCGGATTGAGCTGGAAAACATGGATGACCTCGACGACCTCATGAACGCCGAGGCCTACGAGCAAATCGCGTAGGTCGCGCCCGCCTCCTTGCCTGCTTGCCCCGCCGTCCATGCACGACCGCATCATCATCCTCGACTTTGGCTCGCAGTACACGCAGCTCATCGCGCGGCGCGTTCGCGAGGCCGGCGTCTACTCCGAGATCTATCCGTGCACCACGCCCACCGACGAGATTGCGGCCCTGCAGCCCCAGGGCCTTATCCTGTCGGGCGGGCCCTGCTCGGTGTACGACGATCATGCGCCACGCCTCGATCCGGCCCTACTGCAACTGACCCGCGCCGACGGTTCGGCCGTGCCGGTGCTGGGCATCTGTTACGGCCTGCAGGTTATGGCCCACCAAC comes from Salisaeta longa DSM 21114 and encodes:
- the accB gene encoding acetyl-CoA carboxylase biotin carboxyl carrier protein, whose translation is MKLSKIQDLLKIVADSGVAEIEYEDDDFKLTIRQQSPTVMMQPAAPSYPMQQPYAAPPQAAPTAQPQPQPQAAPPAPDANATANAASATNGAPESSGDTDDTSSSSANDQTVTAELVGTFYRQPSPDADPFVSVGDTVETGDVLCIIEAMKIMNEIESPVSGTVKEILVEDAEPVEFDQPLFIVEAK
- the efp gene encoding elongation factor P; this encodes MATTVSTSDFRNGLTFIWKDDLWQIVDFLHVKPGKGGAFVRTTLKNVRDGRELDNTFRAGEKVEEIRVEKREHQFLYEDDYGLHFMNMDTYAQFALPPEQVEGREYLKEGATVDILFRADTEEPLKTRLPQKVDLEVADTTPGLRGDTAQGGSKPATLESGATVDVPLFINEGDVVRVNTDTGAYETRVSTA
- a CDS encoding glycosyltransferase family 4 protein, translated to MRLLLVSQDFPPAVGGIQTYAVELAERLQAHGVDVTVVAPTAPKAAAIDAALSCTVRRLPVRPDLLVAPLLHRLPRWMRADPHDVVLHAQWQTVPASLVARRFTGAPSTILCAGHGRELLYNPYAQVPLLGRLYDAARRALVQRVDHAFPVSRYNARLMERLGVPRERLTVLHNGTDPALFAPTSTAAVRERLGLSADQPVVFTACRLVERKGVATVLRALPAVAAQHPSVQYLVAGDGPDRKRLQRLVHTLEVDRHVEFLGNIDYDQLPAYYSASNVFVMTPHEAPPQVEGFGIVFLEANACEVPVVGSQAGGIPDAVQDGKTGLLVPPEAPEPLAEAVNGLLANPARARQMGRYGRQRVVDELSWDAVAGRMHATITRVAERS
- the gcvH gene encoding glycine cleavage system protein GcvH, coding for MSYPEDLYYTDDHEWLRTEDDGTATIGVTNFAQQELGDIVFVELDPEGTSLQKGDVFGTIEAVKTVSELFMPASGTIVDVNTALEDAPETVNDDPYGDGWMVRIELENMDDLDDLMNAEAYEQIA
- the accC gene encoding acetyl-CoA carboxylase biotin carboxylase subunit — protein: MPDINKVLIANRGEIALRIIRTCHEMGLQTVAVYSTADRDALHVRFADEAVCIGPPSSAQSYLRPDRLIAAAEVTGADAIHPGYGFLSENAEFSQICRDNNVIFIGPKPETIRLMGEKSLAKETMADAGVPTVPGSDGIVGSMAEGRAVAEDIGFPVMVKASAGGGGRGMRLVRDPDDFARLFEGARSEAQNAFGNPDVYIEKFVEKPRHVEIQLLGDGQGNVLHFGERECSIQRRHQKLLEEAPSPIVSEDLRERMGEAAISGAQAVNYSGAGTVEFLVDAEHNFYFMEMNTRIQVEHPVTEEVTDWDLIEQQIRVAMGETIQTGSIPLEGHAIECRINAENPFKNFAPSPGVIKAFHQPGGHGVRVDTHAYADYMIPPHYDSMIAKLIVRGKTRDQAIRKMKRALDEFVIEGIHTTIPFHQQLMENERFQAGDFDTRFLDDFDIVSPTA